The window GAAAAAAAACATCCTATTTGTAGCCTTGTTTACCGTTGGAATCCTTTCCTACGGACAAAATTCGGACAAGGCAAAGGCACTGTTGGACGAAGTGTACAACAAAGTGCAGAGCTACGATAATATTTATATTGACTTTCAGTCTGTTTTGGAGAATACGGAAGCCGATCTAAAGCAAGAAACCAACGGAAACGTTACCCTTCAGGGTGAAAAATATCTGCTGAACTATTTTGGGGCCAAGCAATTGTATGATGGCAACAAAGTGTACACAGTGGTTCCCGAAAATGAGGAAGTCACCATTGAGGACGTGAACGAGGACAACGATACGGTGAGTCCTTCCAAAATGCTGACCTTTTACAAAACAGGCCATAATTACCAATGGGATATTCTACAAAATGTGGGAGGCAGAAAAATCCAGTATGTCAAGCTGATTCCCATTGATTCCAATACGGAGATCAAATCAATACTTTTGGGTATAGATGCACAGACCAAGCACATCTACAAACTGATCCAAACCGGAAACAATGGTACCAAAACCACCATTACCGTTAATTCTTTCAAAACCAATCAGCCCATATCGAGCACACTCTTTACCTTTGATGAGCAAAAATACGAGGACAAAGGGTACTACATCATAAGAAATTAAGCATTGAAAATACTTGACCAGTATATACTAAGAAGATTTCTATACAACTTCTTCAGTTCCTTTTTCATCCTGATCGTCATATTCATTTTTCAAGGGATATGGCTGTTCATCGATGACTTGGCTGGAAAGGGGCTGGGCATGGTAATCATTGGCAAGTTTATTTTCTATTTTATTCCCACTTTGGTCGACAAGGTGCTGCCCCTTACGGTACTCCTGTCCTCCATCCTTACCTTTGGTACTTTCGCGGAAAACTATGAGTTTGCGGCCATGAAAGCATCAGGTATATCCCTGCAACGAGGGATGCGGAGCTTGATTGTTTTTGTGCTCTTTCTTGGATTGGTGACCTTCTTTTTTGCCAATGATGTAATTCCAAAATCGGAACAAAAAATGTTCAACCTGAGGCGGAATATTGCCAAAGTAAAGCCTGCAGCCGCCATTACGGAGGGTGTTTTCAGTGATTTTGAAGGAACTGCCCAAGGAATGAACATAAAAGTGGACAGAAAATATGGCGAGCAGGACCGCTTTCTGGACAATGTCATCATCCATAAAAAAACAAACCAAAACATCAACAATACCGTCATTAAGGCAAAAACAGGTGAGTTGATCAGTAGTGAGGAGTCCGACATTATCCAATTGGTGCTCAAAGATGGCAATTACTACGAAGAGGTGATTCCGCAAAAGGCAGCGGAACGGCGAAAGCATCCATTTGCCAAGTCCAATTTTGACACCTACACCATCAATATCGACATTTCTGAATTGAACGATCAGGATTTGGAAGAAGACCAAAACATCACCACCAACAAAATGAAAAATGTGGGGCGCCTTATCAAGGATATTGACTCCCTTCGGGAAAACAATCTCGAAAAAGTGACGGCCTTCTCCAAAAACGTGGTCAACCGCATGGGAGCCTTCCCCGTGGAACCCAAAGTAGATTCCTTGGAACTTATTGTCCCAGAAAAGAAAACAGAGATTCAACAAGATACCATCCGCGACATTGATGTGTTTATTTCAAGTTTGCAACAATGGGAACAACTGCAGGTAGTTAAAAAAGCGCAGAACGAAGTGACCAGCATTCTGAGTACGGTAAACGCCAAAAAGGATGAGTTGCAAAGCCGTTATAAATTTTACAACAGCCATATTTTATCGCTGCATCAAAAGTATGCGCTTGCACTTTCCTGCATTATCCTGTTTTTTGTGGGTGCACCATTGGGGGCCATCATCCGTAAAGGAGGACTTGGACTGCCCATGGTAGTGGCCATTATCCTATTCTTGGCCTATTATTTTATTGGGGTGTTTGCCGGCAACTACGCCAAGGAAGGCAATATTCACCCAGCGATAGGCGCTTGGCTGCCCACCATGATTATGTTACCACTGGGCATATCGCTTACCCGACGCGCAACCGCAGATAAAGGATTGATAGGCTTTGGTCATTTTATCGACCGTATTAAAGCATTGTTTAAAAGGAAAAATAAAGAAGCAGAGGACGAATGATCTCCAACGAAAACAACATACAACTGAACACCATTGAAGAAGCCATTGCCGACATTAGGCGAGGCAAAGTGATTATTGTGGTGGATGATGAAAACCGGGAGAACGAAGGTGATTTTTTGGCCGCTGCCGAACTGATTACACCTGAAACCATCAATTTTATGGCCACCCATGGCCGTGGACTCATCTGCACTCCCCTAACCGAGGGCCGTTGCAAAGATTTGGGACTACATAAAATGGTGAGCCATAATACGGACCCGCTGGAAACCGCCTTTACTGTGTCGGTAGATTTGCGCGGCAATGGGGTTACCACGGGCATTTCTGCCGGTGATAGGGCCAAAACCGTGATTGCGCTCACTGACCCCTCGACCAAACCGCATGAATTGGCCCGACCTGGGCACATATTTCCCTTGATTGCCAAGGAAGGTGGAGTGCTCCGCCGAACGGGACACACGGAGGCTGCCATTGATTTTGCTCGTTTGGCCGGACTGCAACCCGCGGGAGTGATCGTGGAAATTATGAACGAGGATGGTTCCATGGCGCGTTTGCCCCAGTTGATGGAGGTGGCCAAAAAGTTCGACCTTAAGATCGTGTCCATCGAGGATTTGATTGCCTACCGCATGGAGCACGATAGCCTGATAGAACTCAAGGAAGCCTTTACCATCAATACCCGATTTGGTGAATTTCGGCTCAGGGCGTATCA is drawn from Flagellimonas sp. MMG031 and contains these coding sequences:
- the ribB gene encoding 3,4-dihydroxy-2-butanone-4-phosphate synthase, coding for MISNENNIQLNTIEEAIADIRRGKVIIVVDDENRENEGDFLAAAELITPETINFMATHGRGLICTPLTEGRCKDLGLHKMVSHNTDPLETAFTVSVDLRGNGVTTGISAGDRAKTVIALTDPSTKPHELARPGHIFPLIAKEGGVLRRTGHTEAAIDFARLAGLQPAGVIVEIMNEDGSMARLPQLMEVAKKFDLKIVSIEDLIAYRMEHDSLIELKEAFTINTRFGEFRLRAYQQTTNDQVHIALLKGKWRSGEPVLTRINSTLVNNDMLGTLTNNPDEALQRMFDALNKEEKSAMIFISQENQSMNLLSRLSEFKKLQGDGVTKAPKVEMDNKDFGIGAQILHDINISKIRLLTNSAQTRRVGMVGYGLEIVEYVKY
- a CDS encoding LptF/LptG family permease, translating into MKILDQYILRRFLYNFFSSFFILIVIFIFQGIWLFIDDLAGKGLGMVIIGKFIFYFIPTLVDKVLPLTVLLSSILTFGTFAENYEFAAMKASGISLQRGMRSLIVFVLFLGLVTFFFANDVIPKSEQKMFNLRRNIAKVKPAAAITEGVFSDFEGTAQGMNIKVDRKYGEQDRFLDNVIIHKKTNQNINNTVIKAKTGELISSEESDIIQLVLKDGNYYEEVIPQKAAERRKHPFAKSNFDTYTINIDISELNDQDLEEDQNITTNKMKNVGRLIKDIDSLRENNLEKVTAFSKNVVNRMGAFPVEPKVDSLELIVPEKKTEIQQDTIRDIDVFISSLQQWEQLQVVKKAQNEVTSILSTVNAKKDELQSRYKFYNSHILSLHQKYALALSCIILFFVGAPLGAIIRKGGLGLPMVVAIILFLAYYFIGVFAGNYAKEGNIHPAIGAWLPTMIMLPLGISLTRRATADKGLIGFGHFIDRIKALFKRKNKEAEDE
- a CDS encoding outer membrane lipoprotein carrier protein LolA, which encodes MKKKNILFVALFTVGILSYGQNSDKAKALLDEVYNKVQSYDNIYIDFQSVLENTEADLKQETNGNVTLQGEKYLLNYFGAKQLYDGNKVYTVVPENEEVTIEDVNEDNDTVSPSKMLTFYKTGHNYQWDILQNVGGRKIQYVKLIPIDSNTEIKSILLGIDAQTKHIYKLIQTGNNGTKTTITVNSFKTNQPISSTLFTFDEQKYEDKGYYIIRN